A region of Campylobacter armoricus DNA encodes the following proteins:
- the kdsA gene encoding 3-deoxy-8-phosphooctulonate synthase, translated as MNKMILIAGPCVIENEELVFKVAQELECFLKDDRIDFYFKSSFDKANRTSINSFRGPGLEKGLEILQKVKDKFGMQILTDIHESSQASIAAEVVDVLQIPAFLCRQTDLLVAAAKTKAKVNVKKGQFLNPDDIKYSVAKILQTRGVNEEGFEVAKENGVFVAERGSSFGYGNLVVDMRSLVIMRKYAPVIFDATHSVQMPGANGGSSGGKSEFVEPLARAAASVGVDGFFFETHINPCKALCDGPNMLDLSRLKSCVNTLLKIQEII; from the coding sequence ATGAATAAAATGATATTAATTGCAGGTCCTTGTGTGATAGAAAATGAAGAACTTGTTTTTAAAGTCGCACAAGAATTAGAATGTTTTTTAAAAGATGATAGGATTGATTTTTATTTTAAATCAAGTTTTGATAAAGCAAATAGAACTAGTATTAATAGCTTTAGAGGACCAGGTCTTGAAAAAGGTTTAGAAATTTTACAAAAAGTTAAAGATAAATTTGGCATGCAAATTCTTACTGATATCCATGAGAGTTCTCAGGCAAGTATAGCTGCTGAAGTTGTAGATGTTTTGCAAATTCCAGCGTTTTTATGTAGGCAAACTGATCTTTTAGTAGCTGCTGCTAAAACAAAAGCTAAAGTAAATGTTAAAAAAGGGCAATTTTTAAATCCTGATGATATTAAATACAGCGTGGCTAAAATTTTACAAACTAGAGGTGTTAATGAGGAAGGTTTTGAAGTAGCAAAAGAAAATGGAGTTTTTGTGGCTGAGAGAGGTTCTAGTTTTGGTTATGGAAATTTGGTTGTAGATATGAGGAGTTTGGTTATCATGAGAAAATATGCACCGGTCATTTTTGATGCTACTCATAGTGTGCAAATGCCTGGTGCAAATGGTGGAAGTAGTGGGGGTAAAAGTGAATTTGTGGAACCTTTAGCAAGGGCTGCTGCTAGTGTAGGTGTAGATGGATTTTTCTTTGAAACACATATCAATCCTTGTAAGGCTTTATGTGATGGACCAAATATGCTTGATCTTTCAAGACTTAAAAGTTGTGTAAATACACTTTTAAAAATTCAAGAAATTATTTAG
- the ribH gene encoding 6,7-dimethyl-8-ribityllumazine synthase, with product MNIIEGNLSLKGDEKIAIINARFNHIITDRLVEGAKDAFLRHGGKEENLSLILVPGAFEIPFALKQACESKKFDGICCVGAVIRGSTPHFDYVAAETTKGVASVGLSANTPVSFGVLTTDTLEQAIERAGSKAGNKGFEAMLTVVEMLNLIQKIKV from the coding sequence ATGAATATAATAGAAGGAAATTTAAGCTTAAAAGGTGATGAGAAAATTGCAATTATCAATGCAAGATTTAATCACATTATCACAGATCGTTTAGTTGAAGGTGCTAAAGATGCTTTTTTAAGACATGGAGGTAAGGAAGAAAATCTAAGTCTTATTTTAGTTCCTGGTGCTTTTGAAATTCCTTTTGCGCTAAAACAAGCTTGTGAGAGTAAAAAATTTGATGGAATTTGTTGTGTTGGAGCGGTAATTCGAGGAAGTACTCCGCATTTTGATTATGTTGCAGCTGAAACGACTAAAGGGGTTGCAAGTGTAGGGCTTAGTGCAAACACACCCGTGAGTTTTGGAGTTTTAACAACTGATACTTTAGAGCAAGCTATAGAAAGAGCTGGAAGTAAAGCAGGAAATAAAGGTTTTGAGGCTATGCTTACTGTGGTTGAAATGCTTAATTTAATCCAAAAAATTAAGGTTTAA
- the nusB gene encoding transcription antitermination factor NusB: MATRHQVRQSIVSLLYAAQLNQENKDFINEFLDEKKIRNDQRKFTLDLYNGINEQLAFLDEEINKCLKEYKLDGVASIEKAILRLGAYEILFTQTQKAIIINEAIELAKEMAGDNAPKFINGVLDKINKEAK, encoded by the coding sequence ATGGCAACTAGACACCAGGTAAGACAAAGCATAGTTTCTTTGCTTTATGCAGCACAATTAAATCAAGAAAATAAAGATTTTATTAATGAATTTTTAGATGAGAAAAAAATTCGTAATGACCAAAGAAAATTTACATTAGATTTGTATAATGGTATCAATGAGCAACTAGCTTTTCTTGATGAAGAAATTAATAAGTGTTTAAAAGAGTATAAATTAGATGGAGTAGCTAGTATAGAAAAAGCTATTTTGCGTTTAGGTGCTTATGAGATTTTATTTACTCAGACTCAAAAAGCAATTATAATTAATGAGGCTATAGAACTTGCGAAAGAAATGGCAGGAGATAATGCTCCAAAATTTATTAATGGGGTGTTAGATAAAATTAATAAGGAAGCAAAATGA
- the pyrF gene encoding orotidine-5'-phosphate decarboxylase, whose protein sequence is MKLCVAFDVASYDECINLAKELKGLDLWVKIGLRSYLRDGVKLLEAIKKIDDFKIFLDLKLYDIPNTMADACEELAKFDVDMFNIHASAGKSAMCMIMERLNALDKRPLVLAVSALTSFDEQEFFSIYKQDIRQAVKEFSKISYESGLDGMVCSVYESLLIKENTNSNFITLTPGIRPFKENSDDQKRVADIQCAKENLSDFIVVGRPIYKAKNPRQVCENILKSL, encoded by the coding sequence ATGAAGCTTTGTGTGGCTTTTGATGTAGCAAGTTATGATGAATGTATAAATTTAGCTAAAGAATTAAAAGGTTTAGATCTTTGGGTTAAAATAGGGCTTAGGTCTTATTTAAGAGATGGGGTTAAGCTTTTAGAGGCTATTAAAAAAATAGATGACTTTAAAATATTTTTGGATTTAAAACTTTATGATATTCCAAACACTATGGCTGATGCTTGTGAAGAACTTGCAAAGTTTGATGTGGATATGTTTAATATCCATGCAAGTGCTGGGAAGAGTGCTATGTGTATGATTATGGAGCGTTTAAATGCTTTAGACAAAAGACCCTTGGTACTTGCCGTATCTGCCTTAACTAGTTTTGATGAGCAAGAATTTTTTAGTATATATAAGCAAGATATTAGGCAAGCTGTTAAAGAATTTTCTAAAATTAGTTATGAAAGTGGTCTTGATGGTATGGTTTGTTCTGTATATGAAAGTTTATTAATCAAAGAAAATACCAATTCAAATTTTATTACGCTAACTCCAGGAATTCGTCCTTTTAAAGAAAATTCAGACGATCAAAAAAGAGTAGCTGATATACAATGTGCTAAAGAAAATCTTTCAGATTTTATTGTAGTTGGAAGACCTATATATAAAGCAAAAAATCCTAGGCAGGTTTGTGAGAATATTTTAAAAAGCTTATAA
- a CDS encoding META domain-containing protein translates to MKKTLFLSLASLAIFSGCSVTNLSVSDLQDKEFIISSYEANGKTFEVPQNAKASISFDNKDKRVFGSAACNRFFGNYKDQGESIKIEDNLASTKMLCDQESMKFEDNFLRNFNGEFKIVKDEENIVLKNQKMKIYLK, encoded by the coding sequence ATGAAAAAAACATTATTTTTAAGTTTAGCAAGTTTGGCTATTTTTAGTGGGTGTTCTGTGACAAATTTAAGTGTGAGTGATTTACAAGATAAAGAATTTATAATAAGTTCTTACGAGGCTAATGGTAAAACTTTTGAAGTTCCACAAAATGCAAAAGCTAGTATCAGCTTTGATAATAAAGATAAAAGAGTATTCGGTTCAGCAGCATGTAATAGATTTTTTGGAAACTACAAAGACCAAGGGGAAAGTATTAAAATAGAAGACAATCTAGCCTCAACAAAAATGCTTTGTGATCAAGAATCTATGAAATTTGAAGACAACTTCTTAAGAAATTTTAATGGAGAATTTAAAATTGTTAAAGATGAAGAAAATATCGTTCTAAAAAATCAAAAAATGAAAATATATTTAAAATAA